One segment of Prionailurus bengalensis isolate Pbe53 chromosome D4, Fcat_Pben_1.1_paternal_pri, whole genome shotgun sequence DNA contains the following:
- the GBGT1 gene encoding globoside alpha-1,3-N-acetylgalactosaminyltransferase 1, translated as MLYPAMRGHRLALGLGFCLLLGTALCSLWMYFENWLRVSYVPYYLPCPEIFNMKLQYKGQKPFQPVTQSLYPQPKLLEQRPAELLTLTPWLAPIVSEGTFNPELLQHIYQPLNLTIGLTVFAVGKYTRFVQHFLESAEQFFMQGHRVHYYVFTNDPAAIPRVPLGPGRLLSIVLIQRHSRWEEISMRRMETISRHIAERAHREVDYIFCLDVDMVFRNPWGPETLGDLVAAIHPGYYAVPRQHFPYERRHASTAFVADDEGDFYYGGAVFGGRVARVYEFTRGCHMAILADKANGIMAAWQEESHLNRRFISYKPSRVLSPEYLWDDRKPQPPSLKLIRFSTLDKDSSWLRS; from the exons ATGCTGTACCCAGCAATGCGCGGCCACAGACTGGCCCTGGGCCTAGGATTCTGCCTGCTGTTGGGCACTGCTCTCTGCTCGCTGTG GATGTATTTTGAGAACTGGCTGCGGGTCTCCTATGTTCCCTATTATCTCCCCTGCCCAGAGATCTT CAACATGAAACTGCAGTATAAGGGGCAGAAGCCATTTCAGCCTGTGACACA GTCACTGTACCCTCAGCCCAAGCTTCTGGAGCAAAG GCCTGCAGAGCTGCTGACCCTCACGCCCTGGTTGGCGCCCATTGTCTCGGAGGGAACCTTCAACCCCGAGCTGCTGCAACACATCTACCAGCCGCTGAACCTGACCATTGGGCTCACAGTGTTTGCCGTGGGCAA GTACACCCGCTTCGTCCAGCATTTCCTGGAGTCGGCCGAGCAGTTCTTTATGCAGGGTCACCGGGTGCACTACTATGTTTTTACCAACGACCCCGCAGCCATTCCTCGGGTCCCGCTGGGCCCCGGCCGCCTCCTCAGCATCGTCCTCATCCAGAGGCACTCGCGCTGGGAGGAGATCTCCATGCGCCGGATGGAGACCATCAGCCGGCACATCGCCGAGAGGGCGCACCGGGAGGTGGACTACATCTTCTGCCTCGACGTGGACATGGTGTTCCGGAACCCGTGGGGCCCTGAGACCCTGGGGGACCTGGTGGCGGCCATTCACCCGGGCTACTATGCTGTGCCCCGCCAGCACTTTCCCTACGAGCGCAGGCATGCTTCCACCGCCTTTGTGGCAGACGACGAGGGGGACTTCTATTATGGTGGGGCGGTCTTTGGGGGGCGGGTGGCCAGGGTGTACGAGTTTACCAGAGGCTGCCACATGGCCATCCTGGCGGACAAGGCCAATGGCATCATGGCCGCCTGGCAGGAGGAGAGCCACCTGAACCGTCGTTTCATCTCCTACAAGCCCTCCAGAGTGCTGTCCCCTGAGTACCTCTGGGATGACAGGAAGCCCCAGCCACCGAGCCTGAAGCTGATCCGTTTTTCTACGCTGGACAAGGACAGCAGCTGGCTGAGGAGCTGA